From Solidesulfovibrio carbinoliphilus subsp. oakridgensis, the proteins below share one genomic window:
- a CDS encoding type II toxin-antitoxin system MqsR family toxin gives MTAYADNAAWQDVYHVPTSAGILYVKFMAGRISAFDLLSFKEK, from the coding sequence ATGACCGCCTACGCGGACAACGCGGCTTGGCAGGATGTGTATCATGTGCCGACATCCGCTGGGATTTTGTACGTGAAATTTATGGCTGGAAGGATTTCGGCCTTTGATCTGCTCTCTTTCAAGGAGAAATAG
- a CDS encoding type II toxin-antitoxin system MqsA family antitoxin, which translates to METHPMCHEDGTEMVRDVRPVEFSYKGQTMTVAMPGWYCPKCGEGLYTRADMKVSDRALNAMKARCEGLLDGPQIKRIRKKLGLTQAAAGDLIGGGPKAFTKYEKGDALTSRAVTNLLKVLDALPDALTILRENQDRPSC; encoded by the coding sequence ATGGAAACACATCCCATGTGCCACGAAGACGGAACCGAAATGGTTCGTGACGTGAGGCCGGTGGAATTTTCCTACAAGGGACAGACGATGACTGTCGCCATGCCCGGATGGTATTGCCCGAAATGCGGGGAAGGTCTCTATACCCGTGCGGACATGAAGGTCTCCGACCGGGCACTAAACGCCATGAAGGCGAGGTGCGAGGGGCTGTTGGACGGCCCGCAGATCAAGCGCATCCGCAAAAAGCTCGGGCTGACCCAGGCGGCGGCCGGCGACCTCATCGGCGGCGGCCCGAAGGCGTTCACCAAGTACGAGAAGGGGGACGCCCTGACCAGTCGGGCCGTGACCAACCTTTTGAAGGTGCTTGATGCATTGCCTGACGCGCTGACCATCCTTCGGGAAAATCAGGACCGTCCTTCCTGCTGA
- a CDS encoding HlyD family secretion protein, whose translation MKYTLSLLGRYALTLCLVVIASLVALQAWERYDIKPWTRDGRVSAHVVQVGPEVSGTVSTVPVVDNQYVHRGDILYVIDPERFRLAVASAKADVDAKRQDMIVLEAAARRRSQIPGVITPEQIQQATGAAAVAAATYQGALAALDLAKLNLTRATIRSPVDGYVTNLNLRPGDYATAGVTKIAVLDAASFWITGYFEETKVRQIHIGRTVQIMLMGFDQPVTGHVESIGRGIENSNETPGHLGLPNVEATFSWVRLAQRIPIHIHIDQVPPGIELAAGMTAAVEINHASAASEQKTETMVARLTSFWTDFIRSPMVQHH comes from the coding sequence ATGAAGTATACTTTATCACTGCTCGGCCGCTACGCCCTGACGCTTTGCCTTGTCGTAATCGCCTCTCTCGTTGCTCTGCAGGCATGGGAGCGATACGATATAAAGCCCTGGACCCGCGACGGTCGAGTAAGCGCACATGTCGTACAGGTCGGGCCGGAAGTTTCCGGTACAGTCAGCACCGTGCCCGTTGTCGACAATCAGTATGTCCATCGGGGTGACATTCTCTATGTGATCGACCCTGAACGGTTCCGGCTCGCCGTGGCGTCCGCAAAGGCCGATGTCGACGCCAAGCGTCAAGATATGATTGTCCTAGAAGCGGCCGCGCGGCGTCGCAGTCAGATTCCGGGGGTCATAACCCCGGAACAGATCCAGCAAGCGACTGGAGCGGCAGCTGTGGCCGCCGCCACCTATCAGGGTGCGTTGGCGGCTCTCGATCTCGCCAAGCTCAATCTCACCCGCGCCACCATCCGCTCGCCGGTCGATGGCTATGTCACCAATCTGAATCTGCGTCCCGGCGACTACGCGACAGCCGGCGTGACGAAAATCGCTGTTCTCGACGCGGCCAGCTTTTGGATCACCGGGTACTTCGAAGAGACGAAGGTCCGGCAAATCCACATTGGCCGCACGGTGCAGATCATGCTGATGGGTTTTGATCAACCTGTAACAGGTCATGTCGAAAGCATTGGACGCGGCATCGAAAATAGCAATGAGACGCCCGGCCATCTTGGTCTACCAAACGTGGAAGCAACATTTAGTTGGGTGCGACTTGCTCAGCGTATCCCGATCCATATCCATATCGACCAGGTGCCGCCAGGAATCGAACTGGCGGCAGGGATGACGGCGGCCGTCGAAATCAATCACGCCAGTGCAGCGTCCGAGCAAAAGACGGAAACGATGGTGGCCCGATTAACCAGTTTTTGGACTGATTTCATTCGTTCGCCCATGGTGCAACATCATTAA
- a CDS encoding DUF1656 domain-containing protein translates to MIVDLNIGGVFIPGLLVLAIIALVATVVVIGLLYFSGLCRVFTYRPIVELATFIIIYALLLQHIPSTRGSF, encoded by the coding sequence ATGATTGTCGATCTCAACATCGGAGGTGTCTTCATCCCCGGTCTGCTGGTGCTCGCGATCATCGCGCTTGTCGCCACTGTCGTGGTGATTGGCCTCCTCTACTTCTCAGGCCTCTGCCGCGTATTCACATACCGGCCGATCGTCGAACTCGCCACATTTATCATCATCTATGCTCTTCTCTTGCAGCATATACCATCAACGAGAGGATCATTTTAA
- a CDS encoding FUSC family protein, translated as MNIILSSKRALTRTWATIAHTGTRLFQSPALQADADALFFSVKSFAAAMLAYYLSLRIGLPKPYWAILTVYLVSQPSAGASLGRGVYRLAGTMAGAVATVAIVPNFVNNPIICSVAIAGWIGLCLYFALLDRTPRAYAFVLAGYTASLIGFPSVFNPHAVFETASVRVQEISLGILCTILMHRFVLPKRMAGQFLGKLSATLRDARRLAGEALLGGSGQQVRHACKKLAVDLLGLQGFATHLPYDLAPVKPRTKDRRLLHARLARLLLLAPGIEDRGRALQSGDHAVPDELAALLCEIERWIGDGDTIEKDGVAIQLIDRARSLRTRIAANAATPDERLAANLVRHLAEMLGLLHDCDRLERNLTRGGRSRGAAAYQWLSRASGYVYHRDHWKAARAALGATVGIVVGCLVWIWSAWPDGAMAVSVLGVCCSLYGTADEPAPHVLQYTVGTVYGVAMSLAYSFLILPRVTDFPVLVAVLAPAFLFAGSLQARGRTMQMGFGITLTIPILAGLGTTYAGDFAGSLNTIIALFASLIFALVSMTMLQTVPVDAAINRLLRPSRMDVRRHALGKGNAAAHWTNLMVDRMALLLPKMRLSKNSYSDALDDPLHHLRVGHAVGQLRHAIRHVGGDIGETARELFSAIAAHFDTKGRTKPVAPIELTQRIGKLMALIADSSIQDRSQLLDLLIDLQFALAPSGISKETGSL; from the coding sequence GTGAACATCATACTTTCTTCCAAGAGAGCGTTGACGAGAACCTGGGCCACCATCGCGCACACGGGGACTCGCCTCTTCCAGAGCCCTGCCTTGCAAGCGGACGCGGACGCGTTGTTCTTCTCGGTGAAAAGTTTCGCCGCAGCGATGTTGGCCTACTACCTTTCGCTACGCATCGGGCTTCCCAAGCCTTATTGGGCCATCCTCACCGTCTATCTCGTCTCGCAGCCCTCTGCCGGCGCGTCGCTCGGTCGCGGCGTCTATCGTCTTGCCGGGACGATGGCCGGCGCTGTGGCAACAGTGGCGATCGTCCCGAATTTTGTGAACAACCCGATCATATGCAGTGTGGCCATCGCGGGCTGGATCGGTCTGTGCCTCTACTTCGCCCTGCTCGACCGCACACCGCGAGCCTATGCCTTCGTTCTCGCCGGCTACACCGCGAGCCTGATCGGCTTTCCCAGCGTATTCAACCCTCATGCGGTCTTTGAGACGGCGTCGGTGCGGGTCCAGGAAATCTCGCTCGGAATCCTTTGCACCATCCTCATGCATCGTTTCGTCCTGCCAAAGCGCATGGCGGGCCAGTTCCTCGGTAAACTGTCGGCGACCTTAAGGGATGCGCGACGGCTGGCAGGCGAGGCGCTTCTCGGAGGATCGGGACAACAGGTCCGTCACGCATGCAAGAAGCTCGCAGTGGACCTGCTCGGCCTTCAGGGGTTCGCGACACATCTGCCGTACGATCTGGCCCCTGTGAAGCCGCGCACCAAGGATCGGCGGTTGCTCCATGCCCGGCTTGCGCGACTGCTTCTGCTCGCTCCGGGGATCGAGGACCGGGGCAGGGCCCTCCAAAGTGGAGACCACGCCGTGCCCGACGAACTGGCCGCATTGCTGTGTGAGATTGAGCGGTGGATCGGGGACGGCGACACGATCGAAAAAGACGGTGTTGCCATACAACTGATCGACCGCGCACGATCGCTCCGGACACGTATCGCCGCGAACGCCGCAACGCCTGACGAGAGGCTCGCCGCCAACCTTGTTCGCCACCTCGCCGAGATGCTCGGCCTGCTTCACGACTGCGATCGGCTCGAACGAAACCTCACGCGTGGCGGTCGATCACGCGGTGCTGCTGCGTACCAATGGCTGAGCCGCGCCAGCGGCTATGTCTATCACCGCGACCACTGGAAGGCCGCCCGGGCTGCGCTGGGCGCCACGGTCGGCATCGTGGTCGGCTGTCTCGTCTGGATATGGTCGGCCTGGCCGGACGGCGCAATGGCCGTGTCGGTCCTCGGCGTGTGCTGCTCCTTGTACGGGACAGCCGACGAACCGGCACCACACGTCCTCCAATATACGGTCGGCACAGTCTACGGCGTGGCGATGAGCCTTGCCTACAGTTTCCTTATTCTGCCCCGCGTGACGGACTTTCCCGTTTTGGTCGCGGTGCTCGCGCCGGCATTCCTGTTCGCGGGTTCCCTCCAGGCGCGCGGCCGGACGATGCAGATGGGGTTTGGCATCACTCTCACGATTCCGATCCTCGCAGGGCTTGGGACCACCTATGCCGGCGACTTCGCCGGGTCTCTCAACACCATCATCGCACTGTTCGCCTCACTTATATTCGCCTTGGTGAGCATGACCATGCTGCAAACCGTGCCGGTCGACGCGGCGATCAATCGATTGCTTCGGCCAAGCCGGATGGATGTCAGGCGGCACGCCCTCGGCAAGGGAAATGCTGCAGCGCACTGGACAAACCTCATGGTCGATCGGATGGCACTGCTGCTCCCAAAGATGCGGTTGTCCAAGAATTCTTATTCGGACGCGCTCGATGATCCGTTGCACCATCTTCGCGTCGGCCACGCCGTTGGTCAACTCCGCCATGCGATCCGTCACGTCGGCGGCGACATCGGCGAGACAGCGCGCGAGCTTTTTTCGGCGATCGCCGCACACTTCGACACCAAGGGTCGGACGAAACCTGTCGCGCCCATTGAATTGACCCAGCGCATTGGAAAGCTAATGGCGCTCATCGCCGACAGTTCCATCCAGGACCGCTCGCAGTTGCTCGACCTGCTCATCGATCTTCAGTTCGCCCTCGCTCCGAGTGGCATCTCAAAGGAGACAGGCAGTTTATGA
- a CDS encoding AraC family transcriptional regulator, giving the protein MSVSLSAVSAFDPDLTDRPAVARQLDFADHGAEVPRHAHRKGQLILALRGAVTCTADNEIWIVPPNCGVWIPGGVPHSARATENARLNYLFVEPGAATLPEECCTLSVSPMIQEIVDRLAREGADYPPDSHAARLARVVLDELVEMPRERFNLPISNDPKIRAIADALAAKPFDRGTLGDWAKRVAMSERSLARLMIRETGLTFGRWRQQLRLVVALRELASGASVQNVAAELGYESVNAFITMFKNALGSTPAQYFSQRRSMPHMFPKEDGAIE; this is encoded by the coding sequence ATGTCCGTCTCACTCTCGGCTGTCTCTGCCTTCGACCCCGATCTGACGGATCGGCCGGCGGTCGCCCGACAACTCGACTTTGCGGATCACGGGGCGGAGGTGCCGAGGCACGCGCATCGCAAGGGGCAGTTGATCCTCGCACTGCGCGGAGCGGTCACCTGCACTGCGGACAACGAAATCTGGATCGTCCCCCCCAACTGTGGAGTCTGGATACCGGGCGGAGTGCCGCATAGCGCCCGGGCGACCGAAAACGCTCGGCTCAACTATCTTTTCGTGGAGCCAGGGGCGGCAACCCTGCCTGAGGAGTGTTGCACGCTGTCCGTCTCCCCGATGATTCAAGAAATCGTCGACCGATTGGCCCGGGAAGGGGCGGACTACCCGCCGGACAGCCACGCCGCCCGATTGGCAAGGGTGGTCCTCGACGAGTTGGTCGAGATGCCACGTGAAAGATTTAACCTCCCCATCTCGAACGATCCGAAAATCCGAGCGATAGCCGACGCCCTGGCGGCCAAACCGTTTGATAGGGGGACATTGGGAGATTGGGCGAAGCGTGTCGCCATGAGCGAAAGGTCGCTCGCCCGCTTGATGATCCGGGAGACGGGCTTGACGTTCGGACGCTGGCGGCAGCAGTTACGCCTTGTTGTCGCGCTTCGGGAACTGGCCAGCGGCGCGTCGGTGCAGAATGTGGCGGCCGAGTTGGGCTACGAGTCGGTCAATGCCTTCATCACAATGTTTAAGAATGCTCTTGGGAGCACGCCGGCACAATATTTTTCGCAACGCCGGTCGATGCCGCACATGTTTCCCAAAGAGGATGGAGCCATAGAATAA
- a CDS encoding ISL3 family transposase yields MKDTDLYSRILGLSDPWFVADVELDTAGGRVDVHVDHVAGVRWRCPTCGRELACRDHAEPRVWRHLDTCQFKTFLHARIPRVECPEHGVLQVRVPWAEAKGRFTLLMERLIIDVLRECATVSGTCRLMRISWDEAWNVMDRAVRRGQTRKKTTPARYLGIDEKAFRKGHDYMTVVCDLLGGTVEFVAQDRKTESLEDYYRQFTAQQLERIRAVAMDMWEPYFKATIKHVPDAAHKIVHDRFHIMQHVGQAVDKVRRQEHRELLRQEDERLKGTKYIWLYREENLPDKHRPTLEALKATNLKVAKAWAMKESLAGLWNYLSVGWAKRFMKRWLTWVRKSDLPPMRKVGEMLSRHLDNILTFCRHRITNGAAEGLNSKIMAIKRRACGYRNREHFKTAIYFFCGGLDLYPRQA; encoded by the coding sequence ATGAAGGACACGGACCTGTATTCTCGGATTCTGGGGCTGAGTGACCCGTGGTTTGTTGCCGACGTCGAGTTGGACACGGCGGGAGGCCGGGTGGACGTCCATGTTGATCATGTTGCCGGTGTCCGCTGGCGCTGTCCGACCTGTGGTCGCGAACTGGCTTGTCGGGATCATGCCGAGCCTCGGGTATGGCGTCACCTCGACACCTGCCAGTTCAAGACCTTCCTTCATGCCCGGATTCCGCGCGTCGAGTGCCCCGAGCACGGCGTGCTTCAGGTGAGAGTGCCTTGGGCCGAGGCTAAAGGGCGTTTTACCTTGCTCATGGAGCGCTTGATCATCGATGTGTTGCGCGAGTGCGCCACCGTGTCCGGCACCTGCCGGCTCATGCGGATCAGCTGGGATGAGGCCTGGAACGTCATGGATCGAGCCGTCCGGCGAGGGCAAACCAGGAAGAAGACCACCCCCGCACGCTATCTTGGTATCGATGAGAAGGCCTTCCGCAAAGGTCACGACTACATGACCGTGGTCTGCGACCTGCTTGGCGGAACAGTGGAGTTTGTGGCCCAGGATCGCAAGACCGAGAGCCTCGAGGACTATTACCGGCAGTTCACGGCGCAGCAACTCGAGCGCATCCGGGCCGTGGCCATGGACATGTGGGAACCGTACTTCAAGGCCACGATCAAGCACGTGCCCGATGCGGCGCACAAGATCGTCCATGACCGCTTTCACATCATGCAGCACGTGGGCCAGGCCGTGGACAAGGTCCGCCGGCAGGAACATCGCGAACTGCTCCGCCAGGAAGACGAACGCCTCAAGGGCACCAAGTACATCTGGCTTTACCGGGAAGAGAATCTGCCGGACAAGCACCGACCGACCTTGGAAGCCCTGAAGGCCACGAACCTGAAGGTGGCCAAGGCCTGGGCGATGAAAGAAAGCCTGGCCGGATTGTGGAACTACCTCAGCGTCGGCTGGGCAAAGCGGTTCATGAAACGCTGGCTGACCTGGGTGAGGAAGTCAGACTTGCCCCCGATGCGCAAGGTCGGGGAGATGCTCTCTCGGCATCTGGACAACATCCTGACCTTTTGCCGGCATCGGATCACCAACGGCGCGGCCGAGGGACTCAACAGCAAGATCATGGCCATCAAGCGCAGGGCGTGCGGGTACCGCAATCGGGAGCACTTCAAGACCGCTATCTACTTCTTCTGCGGCGGCCTGGACCTCTATCCTAGACAGGCCTGA
- a CDS encoding CBASS cGAMP-activated phospholipase, which produces MTRRILCIDGGGILGLIPALVLAEIEARAGRLAGSLFDLVAGTSTGGIIACAVAAGIPAGRVVDLYRQRGKDIFSRSWRHRLASGFGLLGPRYGAEGIEAALDDVFGDRKLSDCALDLLIPAYDIEARCSVLFKSAKASDSRRDYYLRDVCRATSAAPTYFPPARINSLAGEEATLVDGGIYANNPAACALAQAAKAGSIGDVAMVSLGTGQLTRPYLYEAAQGWGLAAWVRPLLDCMFDGQSDTAAHQCQALLGDRAIRLQPALPRDLAMDDAGESALATLEAIARGLIADQDALLDKICEMALPKAAAA; this is translated from the coding sequence ATGACCCGCCGCATCCTGTGCATCGACGGCGGCGGCATCCTGGGCCTGATCCCCGCGCTCGTCCTGGCCGAGATCGAGGCCCGGGCCGGACGGCTGGCCGGATCGCTGTTTGACCTGGTCGCCGGGACCTCGACCGGCGGCATCATCGCCTGCGCCGTGGCCGCCGGCATCCCGGCCGGCCGTGTGGTCGACCTCTACCGGCAGCGCGGCAAAGACATCTTCTCGCGCTCCTGGAGGCACCGGCTGGCTTCGGGCTTCGGTCTGCTTGGGCCACGGTACGGGGCCGAGGGCATCGAGGCAGCCCTGGACGATGTCTTCGGCGACCGCAAACTTTCGGACTGCGCCCTGGATCTGCTCATCCCGGCCTACGATATTGAGGCTCGGTGCTCGGTCTTGTTTAAGAGCGCAAAGGCCAGCGACAGCCGCCGGGACTACTACCTCCGCGACGTCTGCCGGGCCACGTCGGCCGCGCCGACCTATTTTCCGCCGGCCCGCATCAACAGCTTGGCCGGCGAGGAGGCCACATTGGTGGACGGTGGTATCTACGCCAACAACCCGGCCGCCTGCGCCCTGGCCCAGGCGGCCAAGGCCGGCAGCATCGGCGACGTGGCCATGGTGTCGCTCGGCACAGGCCAGCTGACGCGGCCCTATTTATATGAGGCGGCCCAAGGTTGGGGACTGGCGGCCTGGGTGCGGCCGCTACTCGATTGCATGTTCGACGGCCAGTCGGACACGGCCGCCCACCAGTGCCAGGCGCTCCTGGGAGACCGGGCCATCCGGCTCCAGCCGGCCCTGCCCCGGGATCTGGCCATGGACGATGCCGGCGAGTCGGCCCTGGCCACCCTGGAGGCCATCGCCCGGGGACTGATCGCGGACCAGGATGCGCTGCTGGATAAGATTTGCGAGATGGCGCTGCCGAAGGCGGCAGCGGCCTAA
- a CDS encoding Com family DNA-binding transcriptional regulator produces the protein MREIRCGACNRLLAKGEAVNLSIKCPRCGTMNLLRATSPGYEPKEAPSGDQIVCRKSF, from the coding sequence ATGAGGGAGATACGATGCGGAGCGTGTAACAGGTTGTTGGCTAAGGGAGAGGCTGTAAACCTCTCCATCAAATGCCCGCGATGCGGGACCATGAATCTCCTGAGGGCCACGAGCCCCGGATATGAGCCCAAAGAGGCCCCATCAGGAGATCAAATTGTATGTCGGAAGTCTTTTTAG
- a CDS encoding DNA cytosine methyltransferase: MSPKRPHQEIKLYVGSLFSGAGLGDIAAEAIGLSHAWFCECDPFARSILERRWPGVPVFHDVRDIHAQNAKRVDIVIGGFPCQDISCAGAGAGITGKRSGLWSEYARILGELRPQFAVVENVKALLGRGIDRVLGDLAEIGYDAEWDVFPAAAFGAPHLRERVILVAYPGGDRGAARAPILAPGGDLENHGQSDGPAHWNGLRLDGPRAPAAISAYRGPVVCRVDDGGAHWMDRLRCLGNGITPPLMRWVLGRIMAAELDRSRP; the protein is encoded by the coding sequence ATGAGCCCAAAGAGGCCCCATCAGGAGATCAAATTGTATGTCGGAAGTCTTTTTAGCGGGGCTGGCCTGGGCGACATCGCCGCCGAAGCGATCGGTCTTTCTCATGCCTGGTTTTGCGAGTGCGACCCGTTTGCCCGTTCCATCCTGGAAAGGCGCTGGCCGGGTGTCCCCGTTTTCCACGATGTGAGGGACATCCATGCGCAAAACGCCAAACGGGTTGATATCGTCATTGGAGGCTTCCCCTGCCAGGACATCAGCTGCGCCGGGGCAGGGGCCGGCATCACCGGCAAAAGGTCCGGCCTGTGGTCGGAATACGCAAGAATCCTTGGCGAGCTACGACCCCAATTCGCGGTCGTGGAAAACGTCAAGGCCCTCCTCGGACGGGGCATTGACCGCGTTCTTGGGGACTTGGCCGAGATCGGGTACGATGCGGAGTGGGACGTGTTTCCCGCGGCAGCCTTTGGCGCCCCGCACCTGCGTGAGAGGGTTATCCTTGTTGCCTACCCCGGCGGCGATCGAGGGGCAGCCCGTGCGCCAATACTTGCGCCGGGAGGAGACCTGGAAAACCACGGGCAATCTGACGGCCCGGCTCATTGGAATGGTCTACGGCTTGACGGACCGCGAGCCCCGGCCGCCATATCGGCTTATCGTGGCCCCGTCGTTTGTCGAGTGGATGATGGGGGTGCCCATTGGATGGACAGACTCCGCTGCCTCGGCAACGGCATCACGCCTCCTCTCATGCGGTGGGTGCTCGGGCGGATAATGGCGGCTGAGCTTGATCGGTCCCGCCCATGA
- a CDS encoding alkaline phosphatase family protein, whose translation MPNDRKRLVVLGLDGLPLGLARDLAATDRFPNLARLLAMGATEIEAELPELSPVNWTSFITATNPGRHGVFGFVGIDPAAYRLGPIDASAIRVPTLMDRMTAAGLAAKIVNLPCAAPVSPLNGAIVAGFPETDLARAAYPPQFAQNLKLAGYRIEADTSKGASDFDGLARGLRATLASRKAALEMLWAGGDFDLFMLVLTETDRLFHFFFPAVAHAGHALHGPALDLLADWDRAIGLVLDRYEALPGEKRLIALADHGFTELVTEVDLNVWLMQKGLLQLAPGAQNEWDARIMPHQSAAFALDPGRIYINIKERFARGVFHEHVAEKLARELRDELLTLAYEGEPVMEAVYLAEEIYEGPLLRRAPNLVCLGRPGFSLTAKFDRTGIFGRFGRTGCHTAHGAIFCDTAGETPATTTEAGQLVARFLNLPEPKEPAWISNAI comes from the coding sequence ATGCCAAACGACCGCAAACGACTTGTCGTCCTCGGGCTCGACGGCCTGCCGCTTGGCCTCGCCCGCGATCTGGCCGCCACAGACAGGTTCCCGAACCTCGCCCGGCTCCTGGCCATGGGGGCCACGGAAATCGAGGCCGAGCTGCCGGAGCTGTCCCCGGTCAACTGGACCTCGTTTATCACCGCAACGAATCCCGGCCGCCACGGCGTGTTCGGCTTCGTCGGCATCGACCCGGCCGCCTACAGGCTCGGACCCATTGACGCCTCGGCCATCCGCGTGCCGACGCTCATGGACCGGATGACCGCCGCCGGCCTTGCCGCCAAAATCGTGAACCTGCCCTGCGCCGCGCCGGTCAGCCCCCTCAACGGGGCCATTGTGGCCGGATTCCCGGAAACGGACCTGGCCCGGGCCGCCTATCCGCCCCAGTTCGCCCAGAACCTGAAGCTGGCCGGCTATCGCATCGAGGCCGACACCAGCAAGGGAGCGTCGGATTTCGACGGTCTGGCCCGGGGGCTTCGGGCCACGCTGGCCTCGCGCAAGGCGGCCCTGGAAATGCTCTGGGCCGGCGGCGACTTCGACCTTTTCATGCTGGTTTTGACCGAGACCGACCGGCTCTTCCACTTTTTCTTTCCGGCCGTGGCCCATGCCGGGCATGCCCTGCACGGCCCGGCCCTGGATCTCTTGGCCGACTGGGACCGGGCCATCGGGCTCGTCCTTGACCGCTACGAGGCCCTGCCCGGAGAAAAGCGCCTGATCGCCCTGGCCGACCACGGGTTCACCGAACTGGTGACCGAAGTCGATCTCAACGTCTGGCTCATGCAAAAGGGGCTCCTCCAGCTCGCCCCGGGCGCCCAAAACGAGTGGGACGCCCGCATCATGCCCCACCAGAGCGCGGCCTTCGCCCTGGACCCGGGCCGGATCTACATCAACATCAAGGAACGGTTCGCCCGGGGCGTTTTCCACGAGCACGTGGCCGAGAAGCTGGCCCGGGAGTTGCGAGACGAGCTTTTGACCCTCGCCTATGAAGGCGAGCCGGTCATGGAGGCCGTCTATCTGGCCGAGGAGATCTACGAAGGGCCGCTCCTTCGCCGGGCCCCGAACCTCGTCTGCCTCGGCCGGCCGGGCTTTTCGCTGACGGCAAAATTCGACCGCACCGGGATTTTCGGCCGCTTCGGCCGCACCGGCTGCCACACCGCCCACGGCGCGATCTTTTGCGACACGGCCGGCGAAACTCCGGCCACGACCACCGAGGCCGGCCAGCTCGTCGCCCGCTTCCTGAACCTCCCCGAACCCAAAGAGCCGGCATGGATCTCGAACGCGATCTGA